Proteins co-encoded in one Astyanax mexicanus isolate ESR-SI-001 chromosome 1, AstMex3_surface, whole genome shotgun sequence genomic window:
- the mycn gene encoding N-myc protein, translated as MPAIMKNSDLDFDSLQPCFYPDEDDFYLCGPDSAPPGEDIWKKFELLPTPPLSPSRAALPGRGDASDCPSLELGSLGLGLGDPLDWASELLLLPPEEDMWGAPEAEGDLFGAEGSPGDSIVLQDCMWSGFSAREKLERAVSEKLARKAAVAPAGVKSSAAKAPEHQREPEPSRAVAECVDPAVVFPFPVLKGRAPAPEQEESASDSDEDDDDDDVDDEDEDEDEEDDEEIDVVTVEKRRSATSKSFSTNSQASATGRSGSGVSKAPQELILKRTAAASIHQQQHNYAAPSPYSELPEPPSAPPSKKHRAEGSSSLLRNSKFHTTSPNSPSGSQRLRRNDAGSSSSSRGSDSEDSERRRNHNILERQRRNDLRSSFLTLRDQVPELAHNDKAAKVLILKKAAEYVGSLETQELRLRQEKDRLQARRQQLLRRLEQARTR; from the exons atGCCGGCCATCATGAAAAACTCCGACCTGGACTTCGACTCCCTGCAGCCGTGTTTCTACCCCGACGAGGATGACTTCTACCTGTGCGGTCCGGACTCGGCTCCCCCCGGCGAGGACATCTGGAAGAAGTTCGAGCTGCTGCCCACGCCCCCTCTGTCCCCCAGCCGCGCTGCGCTGCCCGGCCGCGGGGACGCCTCCGACTGCCCCTCGCTGGAGCTGGGCTCTCTGGGGCTCGGGCTCGGAGACCCGCTGGACTGGGCgtccgagctgctgctgctgccgcccgAGGAGGACATGTGGGGGGCGCCTGAGGCGGAGGGGGACCTGTTCGGGGCGGAGGGCTCCCCGGGGGACTCCATCGTCCTCCAGGACTGCATGTGGAGCGGCTTCTCCGCCCGAGAGAAGCTGGAGCGCGCCGTCAGCGAGAAGCTGGCCCGGAAAGCAGCGGTCGCGCCCGCCGGAGTCAAGAGCAGCGCGGCCAAGGCGCCGGAGCATCAGCGGGAGCCCGAGCCCAGCAGAGCCGTGGCGGAGTGCGTGGACCCCGCCGTGGTGTTCCCCTTCCCCGTGCTGAAGGGCAGAGCGCCCGCGCCCGAGCAGGAGGAGTCCGCCAGCGACTCTG atgaagatgatgatgatgatgatgttgatgacgaagatgaagatgaagacgaggaagatgaTGAAGAGATCGATGTTGTCACTGTAGAGAAGCGTCGATCCGCCACCAGCAAGTCTTTTAGCACTAACTCTCAGGCTTCAGCAACAGGCCGGTCTGGTTCAGGTGTGAGCAAAGCACCGCAGGAGCTCATACTGAAGCGGACTGCAGCCGCCTCCATCCACCAGCAGCAACACAACTATGCCGCCCCATCACCCTACTCAGAGCTTCCAGAGCCACCCTCCGCTCCCCCCAGCAAGAAGCACAGAGCAGAGGGCAGTTCCAGCCTGCTAAGGAACTCCAAGTTCCACACGACCTCCCCAAACTCCCCCAGTGGGAGCCAGCGGCTCAGGAGAAACGAcgctggcagcagcagcagctcccgcGGTTCTGACTCAGAGGACAGCGAGCGTCGGAGGAACCATAACATCCTGGAGCGCCAGCGACGCAACGACCTGCGctccagctttctgacactgcgAGACCAGGTGCCGGAGCTGGCACACAACGACAAAGCAGCCAAGGTGCTGATCCTGAAGAAGGCTGCTGAGTATGTTGGTTCGCTGGAAACTCAGGAGCTGAGGCTC